The following DNA comes from Peromyscus leucopus breed LL Stock chromosome 2, UCI_PerLeu_2.1, whole genome shotgun sequence.
TGAATgccttattttggctcatgatttcacATGGTTTATTCCAAGGTTGCCTTGGTCCTTGATTTCTGGGCCACTGATAAGACAAACAGCATGGAGGCTAACACAGGAAGGGTAGAACTGCTAGCTCAGACTCCAAGTACACTGCTCTGAGACAGAGAgcagaaaatggattttttttcaccaATACTGTCTTGTCATGCAAGAGGAGTCACTATTGCATCAAATGCCCTGCAATTGGACTCATGAGAACTACAGGCATATTCTATGGCACGGATCACCAGGCTGTCATAAGGCTGCCAGGCTTGATTGTGGTTGAAGCTTTGTCTTTACTTCTCCCTCCAGAATCTGGGATAGGACTGAGGACTGGAGGCCATTTCCTGGTTCTCTATGTGTAATCTTCTTGTTCCTAGCCTTTCAGTCCCCCCTGCCATCTCTTTCATGCTTCCTCGTgctttatttttgtattcataATATGTCCTTTTACCTGTTGCCTTGACTCCTATTATCTACAAAGGCACATACAGAAAGATTCTAATCTTCCTTTTACCTCATAAGTTATATATGTTATTTTCCAGATGAgacaaaatgataattttaaaggaGAAGCAATATTCAAGGGCCCAAATTAGAAATAGGAATCTAGAAATTTATGTGGAAGTCACACCTTTTGAATCCTTAACACAGAATGAGAGCTCATTGTCCAATTATTTCAATAGCTtctctaagatttattttctatgtatgagtgagagtggatgtctgtgagtgtgcatgtgcacatgcctccAGGAGCATGTGGTgtccagaggagggcactggatccccttgatctagggttacagatggttgtgagccatccagtatgggtgctaggaaccaaacagGCCCTCATAGGGAACAAGTTTTCTTAATCTCTGagacttctctccagccccaatatctttctttaaaacattgttcATAGCATCCAGGATTTTTCTGATTTCCAGCAACTCAAATAGTGCAGCTCTACAGCACTTTGTAACTTGTAATATAActtcacatttattatttcacttaatttcTCCTCAATTTGAATCCTTGATTAAAACAATTCATCTTTGATAGAACCAAGGCATAAGAACATACCTGGTAGAACAATGCTTCTTTTTATCTCTTGATTAGTAGTTACATTGTAAATGGAACAAGTAACAGGACCATGTGTTCTGTTCTTCAGAAGAATGCTGCTCTTCAAGTACAATAATCCATCCTGAGAGTCAAATTTTGATGAATGTGGAATTATATTCCCCTTGCTGTCTCTCCATGTCATCTCAGCAGGTGGGATCAACCTTCCTGAAGTACACTCCACCAGTACCCCTTCTGCATCTGGAACCTGAATGTTAATCTGTATATCCAAGCTCATAgctaggaagagaagaaagacggTGTTATGATTGGTAGTGTGGATTCAAGAGAAGAAAAGTTTGTAGAAGTGCTCATTCTCAAATGGATGCTACCTGTGTCCCATATGTGGGTAGACACAATTAGGGCAAAAGCAATACTTCTATGTAAACACAAGctgaaaagagacaaaaacacAATCAGAGAAAAGCTGATAAATCATCATACTTCATGAAATTTAGTAATTTCTGTGCATCAGAATATGGACAAAAAGAGAAAGCTACAGACTAGAAGATAGCTATACTATATCTGAGAAAGGAACTGTGTTCAAAATAGATAGCAGGTGCTGATTTTATAAAAATTCAAGCTAATTTTCTAAAATAGGAAAACAGTATGGATGTATTTAATTTAAAGTGATGTCCTAATGACCAAAAAAGTATATGAAAGGATGTCCAACATCatcagccatcagggaaatgcaaagcaaaaccTCATTGAAATATAATTGATCCCTATTACAATGTTAAAGTACCAGGACAAGGACTGACTTTGCCACAGATCATAAAATAGAGGACTCTATTTATATGGAAAAGTATCAGTATCAACTAAAGTTATACATATAGCACTGTCCACAACCCAGAAATTTTTAGTAGATGTTTACATTGTTTTAAGAATTATTAATGACAGTATTAATCCTAATAACCCTAAAACACAAAGCAACAAAAGTAATACAAACAAATCCAAATGCTAATACTGAAAACATATCCAAAAGAACAAACTCCTGTCATCATAAATGATTAATGGTGAATAATTTTGGCTGTTATAGAGATTGTTATAAATGACATGATACAGTAACATTTGTGATTAATGGCAAAGGAAGTTAGAACAATGGTCACTTTGGCAAGAAGAGTATGGTATTGACTAGGAAAGGTTAACACAACATTTTGGGATGCTACAAATGTTCAGTATCTGGAGCTGAAGAATGGATTCATGAATGTCCCTATAAGCAAAACTTCATTGAGTTGTACACTTAATGTACTTTACTGTGTGTACATATATCTCAATacaaaaagataaacaataaaTCCAAGACAAATCCAAATTCAACTAGGTACTCCCATCTCTACACTAGCTACTTTGGCATTTACATCACCATATTTGGAACATAGACACGGAATAAAGTTCTTTAGAAAGTTATACCTCTATGCAAATAGCAAataaacatagtttttaaaacaaattttagaaattaatatattaatacattTAGAGTTCTTGCTGTCAAAACTCTAAGTGATGTGGTAAGAGAGAATTATGTGAAAACTGAAACAACTTCCCTGctgaaaacaaactcaaaatgtTGATAAACTGAAAAACTATTTCCCATAATTAATTAAAACCCCTACAAAATAAGCATCCACTGGAGGATCAAAATGGGGAAGCTGCTAGGCGCAGAGAGATGCTCAATGTATCTGCTTCTGTATCACTTACTGGGGGGAGGAATTCAATAATTTAAAGTGATGATTGATGATCAGAATTCTCAACCCAAGAAGGTAAAGATGATGTTGGGTCAATCCATCTCATATCCAGGTGAAtacaagaagagagaaaagaaacagtgagCATAGCGTTTAGGAGCTAGGGAAGCTCTTCATGAACTGAGTTTATCACCTGCTCATTTAGAAACCTCACTACAGAAGGGAATGCTATAAATTGTGCTCCTGTAAGTGCCACACCAAAGTAAAAGGATCTATTCTATGTACACACAGAGATGTCAGTACTCTCTAAAAAGCTCAATCATTCAAGAAAGTGTAACTAAATTACAAGGGATCATGCAGAATTTCATGTGACTTGATAGATCAATACTAAaattttcatacacatatttaTACTTATGTGAAGTTTTATATGTAATAATTTAAATTGGTAACTttgaatttgtatataatatcttgaaataataataaatcttccaTTCTTATTTTAATGATGTATGTTTCTTTAACATATCTTTCATTATTCTTTAATGGTGCAGTATAATAGTTCAGTAGATCTATATAGTAGAACACAAGTAAAGTGGTTTTAAGTGATCACAAGATAAAATTCTCCAAAACTGTGAAAAGAatagcaaaacattcatacaaaattacttaaaactcatattttaaaagcaatttgcAAAACTTGTACATAGTTCATTTCAAATTATCGAAAAGAATACATGGATATATAAGTATTTTCATGTATACATGCCTGCATGCATttctatacatacacaaatatatgtgcatgtttgttttATACTTggtgtataaatatgtgtgtactCCTATGCATGTAATCTCAGGCATTGATAtataagaagaaaattatattAGCTTCACTTGGGAGATTAATTCATGATTTCATATTTATGTGAAGGATGACATTTCACAACGgatccattgattttttttttatttatgtcctCAGGTGAAGCTGGCACCCTCTCTTAGAGCAAATATCTCTCTTCAGGAAATGGAGACCATCCCAGAAACTGTGACTAGGCACAATGCAGAAACAAAAGATTGTGGGAAGCCCAACCCACAAGCTACATCTACATTATAGTTTCTACTTCTACAGCTCAGAGAACATAGTACAAGAGGGGATGGAAattttgtaagagccagaatgcCAGGTCTGCACTGAGACAGTCAGTCTTTCCAAGAAATGGCTAATAAACAATActagaacaatggcaatatcaacaGGCATATTAATGTTGAAGGAAGAAATCAGGattcaaccctagacaaagaactataagcaactAATGATTGCTGGGAGAAGGAGCACCTTTTTTGGTTCTCCAATGCAGAGTGATCAGTCTTGAAAgactatatacacacaaacagcacaaaaatactcaacaagttttatatatatatatatgacaggaataattaaataaaaatgctgtcAACTTGAGATTGGTGGAGTGACATAAGAGGGCAGGAAGGATACCTGGGAGTGTCTGGATGAAAGAaggtgatataattctatttcaattaaaaatgtatttgcagataataattttctcatttttgaaattatagttacataatttcctgcctttcctcccttccctgaaCCCTTCTCATGTACCCCCTTGCTCTCTCaattaaattcatggcctctttttcttgaATTATTGTTACAAATACACTATTttatgttgtttggtttggtttggttgttttgcttttgagacagtgtcttattaCATTGTTCTGATGGCTTGGAACTCTTGATGTACACCAAGGAggtctttaactcacagagatccacctgtccctgatTCCCAAGCTTTAGGATTAAAGGCTGCCTTTTCTCTTTATTGACAGTTTCTTTGCTACAAACTATTTAATTTCGTGACGTACCATTAGCCTATTCTTGGCCTTATTCCTATGCTATTGGATTTTGTATGCAGAGACTCGTGGGTGCTCAAGATACTTGGAATAAATGATAGTTAAAGGTCAGGGAACAttgggaaagaggaagcagagaaaatgtaagagccaggTGATAGGGAAAACTGCTATAAAATGCTATCTTAAAGAATAACACAGCCATTGAAAACATAATCTCAAGCAGCTTTAGTAGCCTACAATAGACCTTCATAAGACTGAGACtgtcagtgaataccctaactgtcatcacagagtttttctccaaagactgatggaagcaggtgcagtgatccacagccaaacaccaggtagagctccagaagtccagtcaaagagagagaagagggattttattagcaagtgcatcaggatcatgttGGGAAACTTGCAGAGATGACCAAAGCCAACTAGttggaactcatgaaagttggatcaagggctgtggagcctgcatgggactggactagggccTCTGCATGGTAAGAtagatgtgtagcttggtctgcttggggaccccctggcagtaggatcagaatccatccctgctgcatgagtgggctttttggagcctactacctatgatgggacacctcgtgtaGCCTTGCggcaaggggaagggcttggacttgcctctactggatatgCCTCGCTATGGGAAGCCCTTGTCCtcgtgtggggtgggggagtatgGGGTAGGTTGGGACGGGGAGGCTGGGGTggtgagagaagggaagaagggtaactttggtgtgtaaaatgaatgaaaaaaatcttaattaaaaaaaaagactgagactGTCATCATCATTCAGAAAATTATGATGCTAGAAGGACCAAGAGTAATGGTCCTACTCCTCCACGCTGAACTTTTGGCTATTGGTGGATTTTAAGGCAGAAACAGTCATTGTCTTCTGTTATGTGAACCCACCATATCACAATAGATAGTCCCAAACTTGTGGGTACACAAACAATCCTGATTAATATCAGTGGGttacaaaacaaagcacaaagcaCGATTCTGAGGAGGGGACATGTCAGGAAAAGAGGAGATGACAAGGGTGAAAGGGGAATAAGAGAGAGTTGGGGAGGAGTATGCAGAATGCCTTGTAagcatgtgtgaaattgtcaaagaacaaatttagtcAATAAAATGGGGAGGATGTCTCTACCTTGGGTGAGTACGGTGATCTGTAAGAGAAGAAAGGCCATGAAGAATCCAGCTAAACACGAAGCTACAGACGCCATCACACCTAGAAAATGAAATTGTAATCATGGTATCAATTTTGGGGCAGTAAGAATCatgacaacacagagaaacacaagagACCATTCCGAAATTCTGTCTTGTGAGAAAATTCCCCTTGCA
Coding sequences within:
- the LOC114707402 gene encoding selection and upkeep of intraepithelial T-cells protein 10-like — encoded protein: MASVASCLAGFFMAFLLLQITVLTQAMSLDIQINIQVPDAEGVLVECTSGRLIPPAEMTWRDSKGNIIPHSSKFDSQDGLLYLKSSILLKNRTHGPVTCSIYNVTTNQEIKRSIVLPDVLFKPEYMSLMSNRPSYPVIYLTIILVLYCLKAILVCCLKWKTCEFMRGT